In Bacillus sp. NP247, one DNA window encodes the following:
- a CDS encoding GNAT family N-acetyltransferase, which translates to MSMIQLQVYGNVIHFKKDVIPFLEKNEQENNLLLGVLQVAEEPMFMAAAKQGEEVTIVFLQTVEKQVIVAISEISEEAIVELAKELSKAYPDIPGLIGNKKIAQKLAEEIAMLENKKTNVVMEQGVYALQQIKKKWNEDGIFREITNDELPLIEKWIYQFCEDVKLPTTKEEATQTAHTLITNNRLFGLEVEGRLVSVAAKTRPTKNNITVNFVYTPKEARKKGYASKCVAALSQRMLDEGYKTTTLYTDLANPTSNKIYQEIGYEQIAESVLIFLEK; encoded by the coding sequence TTGTCGATGATTCAATTACAAGTATATGGAAATGTTATTCATTTCAAAAAGGATGTTATACCATTTTTAGAAAAGAATGAGCAGGAGAATAATTTGCTATTAGGTGTATTACAAGTTGCTGAAGAGCCGATGTTTATGGCGGCAGCGAAACAAGGGGAAGAAGTTACGATTGTATTTCTTCAAACAGTGGAGAAACAAGTTATTGTAGCCATATCTGAAATTTCGGAAGAGGCTATAGTGGAACTTGCAAAAGAGTTATCGAAAGCATATCCGGACATTCCTGGGTTGATCGGTAATAAGAAAATTGCACAGAAATTAGCCGAAGAGATTGCGATGTTAGAAAATAAGAAAACGAATGTTGTAATGGAACAAGGTGTATATGCATTACAACAAATTAAGAAGAAGTGGAACGAGGATGGAATTTTTCGAGAAATAACTAATGATGAGTTGCCATTAATAGAAAAATGGATATATCAATTTTGTGAAGATGTGAAGCTCCCAACTACGAAAGAAGAAGCAACACAAACCGCACATACATTAATCACTAATAATCGTCTATTTGGTTTGGAAGTGGAAGGAAGGTTAGTTTCCGTAGCTGCAAAAACACGACCAACTAAAAATAATATAACAGTTAATTTTGTATATACGCCGAAAGAAGCAAGGAAAAAAGGATATGCATCCAAATGCGTAGCCGCACTCAGTCAACGTATGTTAGACGAAGGGTACAAGACGACTACACTATATACTGATTTAGCCAATCCGACATCTAATAAAATTTATCAAGAAATTGGTTATGAACAAATTGCGGAGTCTGTCCTCATATTTTTAGAGAAGTAG
- the argH gene encoding argininosuccinate lyase — protein MKQSKEEFIKNEGADFPGKTYVDCVLQHVFDFQRNYLLKDMFQVHRAHIIMLTEEKLMKKAEAKVILTALKKVEEIPKDQLLYTEQHEDLFFLVEHLLSQEAKCEFVSNMHIGRSRNDMGVTMYRMSLRQYVLRLMEPHLLLQESMLELAGEHMETIMPAYTHTQPAQPTTFGHYVLAIYDTMQRDLERTRKAYHLVNHSPMGAAALSTTSFPIKRKRVAQLLGFTNVIENSYDAVAGADYLLEVSSLLMVIMTNTSRWIHDFLLLATKEYDGITVAKPYVQISSIMPQKRNPVSIEHARAITSSALGEAFTVFQMIHNTPFGDIVDTEDDLQPYLYKGIEKAIRVFCIMNAVIRTMKVEEETLKSRSYKHAITITDFADVLTKNYEIPFRHAHHAASAIANMSLEKKKELHELNLKDINVYLQENLKVNLLEEEWKEIISPEAFIQKRNVYGGPSKKEMERMINKRKESFRKEEELFVKEKKRVLHAENDLNTLVSNIIES, from the coding sequence ATGAAACAGAGTAAAGAAGAGTTTATTAAGAATGAAGGCGCTGATTTCCCTGGGAAAACATATGTGGATTGTGTATTACAGCATGTATTTGATTTTCAACGCAATTATTTATTGAAAGATATGTTTCAAGTGCATAGGGCACATATTATTATGTTAACTGAAGAAAAGCTGATGAAAAAAGCAGAAGCTAAAGTTATATTAACAGCACTTAAAAAGGTAGAGGAAATTCCCAAGGATCAATTGTTATATACGGAGCAGCATGAAGATCTTTTTTTCTTAGTTGAACATTTACTTTCTCAAGAAGCGAAGTGTGAATTTGTCAGTAATATGCATATCGGTAGAAGTAGAAATGATATGGGTGTAACGATGTATCGTATGAGTTTACGGCAATATGTATTACGGTTAATGGAGCCCCATTTATTACTGCAAGAAAGTATGCTGGAGCTCGCCGGTGAACACATGGAAACAATTATGCCTGCGTATACACATACACAACCAGCGCAACCAACAACATTTGGTCATTATGTTTTGGCAATTTACGATACGATGCAAAGAGACTTAGAACGAACGAGAAAAGCGTATCATCTTGTAAATCATTCTCCAATGGGGGCAGCTGCCCTTTCTACAACAAGCTTCCCAATTAAGAGAAAACGAGTTGCGCAGTTACTTGGGTTTACAAACGTAATTGAGAACTCATATGATGCTGTCGCTGGAGCGGATTATTTATTAGAAGTTAGCTCGTTACTAATGGTTATTATGACGAATACGAGTAGATGGATTCATGATTTTTTACTATTAGCAACGAAAGAATATGATGGGATTACTGTAGCGAAGCCATATGTGCAAATAAGTAGTATTATGCCGCAAAAACGAAATCCTGTTTCAATAGAACATGCCCGTGCTATTACGAGTAGTGCCTTAGGGGAAGCATTTACTGTATTTCAAATGATTCATAATACACCATTTGGCGATATTGTCGATACGGAGGATGACTTGCAGCCATATTTATATAAAGGAATCGAAAAGGCGATTCGTGTTTTTTGTATTATGAACGCAGTTATTCGAACGATGAAAGTAGAAGAGGAAACGTTAAAAAGTCGTTCATATAAACACGCGATTACGATTACAGATTTCGCAGATGTTTTAACAAAAAACTATGAAATACCATTTCGGCATGCGCATCATGCAGCTAGTGCGATTGCGAATATGTCATTGGAGAAGAAAAAGGAGTTACATGAATTAAATCTCAAAGACATAAATGTATACTTACAAGAAAATTTGAAAGTAAATTTATTAGAAGAAGAGTGGAAAGAAATTATATCACCAGAAGCTTTTATTCAAAAAAGAAATGTATATGGTGGACCGAGTAAAAAAGAGATGGAGCGTATGATTAATAAGCGTAAGGAATCGTTTCGAAAAGAAGAAGAGCTATTTGTGAAGGAAAAGAAGAGAGTTTTGCATGCTGAAAATGATTTGAACACATTAGTTTCAAATATTATCGAATCGTAA
- a CDS encoding DUF11 domain-containing protein: protein MPFMNRFTTTVTGAVTFTGNTLGLSPTSPAPGNNFGTIDVFTTVNTSLQVPGFPAGTTNDWPLNSSSAILNLPAGSSVLYAELVWAGTYRTDTEDVTAFLNDNISFTTPAGTFSVAPDPATAQQGSVGNQFYYVRSANVTNFVNGGGAGTYTTGSVPAARTAANSTISRSVGWTLEVVYQNASLPLRNLSVYAGQEIIDASSPPVDAIISGFATPSTGTVTGRVLVTAQEGDSNIVGDQLRFGPNANATVALFGPRNPANNFFQSQICNDNGNLDTSGTFGNLNQPLGAALAVRRQGWDITNVDASSSLVNNQTSATVRFITNGDGYAAAGFGVQIDATGPIINPVKSVDKTVAAVGDILTYTITVPNTGTGSADNVVLQDIIPNGTTFIAGSVTVGGVTQPSANPASGINLGTIPNNAQRIVTFQVRVTSFPSPNPISNRAMVSYQFRPFVGSPPITSTASSNTVQTTVNRANLSLQKSVDLQTATLNDVLTYTVNVTNNGNVAANNVIFVDSIPAGTTFVTNSVTVNGVARPGANPASSINLGSINASQTTVVRFQVRVTSNPLVNPIPNRASATFNFIPVPGQQPVSGQATSNTVFTTINIADIRTRKTVDRAFATVNDVLTYTVTIENTGNVLATNVIFQDPIPIGTTFIPNSVTVDGVSQPGANPATGFTVANISPGGSRTVTFQVRVTSTPSGGTIANRGNVSANFVVIPNQPPVTINRQTNTVVTQVNTGGLNVIKEVNTAQAAVGDTLTYTIAVQNTGNVPLTNVFFQDTTSSAVSFVANSVTINGVPQSGLNPNTGFSLPNIPAAQTVVVTFDVLIVQDPENEDILNQANVTASFQVNPSEPPVTINVPSNIVNTTVQSGNFEVVKSVNTDVATVGDVLVYTIEVINAGSVPATNVFFQDSIPQGTLFIENSVFVNGVLQEGADPELGFPLNNLPTGASVIISFEVLIDEIPPGNNVVNNANVTGDFLVNPTEPPITVTVPSNTVMTVVNSAGLNVMKIVNASEAGVGDTLTYTVTIQNSGTVVATNVSFLDPIPAGTTFVANSVTINGTPQPGLDPTIGFSLANIPVGSMVTVIFQVLVTSVPTNRVLPNNANVTADFQVSPLQPPITIITISNIVVTRVNVGSINVIKSVNTPQAGVGDTLTYTILIQNTGTVPATNIIFQDPIPSGATFVANSVTINGVVQQGADPIAGFPVTNIPVGQTATITFQVTVTSVPSGGNIRNQSNVTASFLINPAGPPITTVTNSNFVVTQVNTAQLNIQKSSSVQQAALGETYTYSVVIRNNGTVTATNVSFIDTVAPETTFVANSVTINGTSQPGFDPNLGFALPNIAAGAPLTVTFQVTVVAPSTRGAVLNTASATATFLLNPLQPPVTTTNSSNTTVVTIPLPPPGEVTATKTVNVAAGAVGDVLTYTVLITNVGIIPVTDVLFQDVIPEGTTFVENSVTIGGIQQLGVNPEIGFTVTPLLNAGGSITVTFQVTITEIPDNEVILNDADVTFTSQPNPQEPPITQTILTNLVVTTINIASIFPLKLVDKEAATVGEILTYDVLIFNFGTVTATNVQFLDSSTSGVAFVPGSVSINGIPEPGLDPFIGFTVPDIPVGDFVLVTYQEMVTSIPQGGTVVNFVDVTATFAVSETEPPITETTTSNTTLTEINESGLNVLKSVSQPIVAVGDTITYTTVVQNTGTVTATNVQYSDVLPSSITFVPNSVTIGGVLQPGFNPNNGFPLPDINPGGSVEVTFQVTVVSVPSNGTIANTANVTGSFILVPGEPPVTVNQPSNTTLTTVNRGRFNVIKQVNRAATLVGDVLTYTVQITNTGTVTANNVQFIDTISAGASFVLNSVTVNGAPQPNLNPITGFGVGDILVGETVIVTFQATVTTIPSSGTITNVANITGSFILVPGEPPVIVNQPSNTTITRVNRGRFNIIKTVNKQATRLGDTLTYSVQVTNTGTVTATNVQFIDVPSPSLEFVPGSVQINGIPQVGLDPFVGFSLPDLAVGNSVLITFEVNVIAIPPSNSIMNSASVTGDFVLIPGEPPFTITNSSNTTVTPVNRGSLDMLKEVDHSIVGVGEMVTYRVRILNTGTADAMNVQFIDVLSPEAAFVPNSVTINGVPQPGLNPQAGFAIPDIPVGETAIVTYEATITSFPDGGTVVNVAGALAEYILVPGEPPVTVMDTSNTVIVTVNTAILFVAKGANLEVAMVGDVVTYGIAVINDSTVPVTNIVLTDIIDPNTLFINGTVTVNDVPLPFANPNTGIPLGDFQPNDAAIINFQVVITGGQINNLVTNTATATGLATVNPNEPPVVVEGDSNTVVIPFIPQNVSTTVVKTADLQTATIGDVITFTTVITNTGDTVMQNIRFQDMLDSSVRFIPGSVIVDSVPLRNVSPVSGFLIGSLNPGEARTVSFQVAVQSAPSGSGNYINQASIRFEHQVGTVLPPVTQTIDSNIVVIPFVPTIEQICETNFNCLDKIPFQCSPCNHLQINKK, encoded by the coding sequence GTGCCTTTTATGAATCGCTTTACAACGACAGTAACTGGTGCCGTCACGTTCACTGGGAACACGTTGGGACTCAGTCCTACATCTCCTGCACCAGGCAATAACTTCGGTACGATTGATGTATTTACTACAGTAAATACATCGCTTCAAGTGCCAGGGTTCCCAGCAGGAACGACAAATGATTGGCCATTAAATTCTTCAAGTGCAATTTTAAACCTTCCAGCAGGGAGTAGTGTTTTATACGCAGAACTAGTGTGGGCTGGCACATACAGGACTGATACTGAGGATGTTACTGCATTTTTAAATGATAATATTTCGTTTACAACACCAGCGGGAACATTTTCAGTTGCACCAGATCCTGCAACTGCTCAACAAGGATCAGTTGGGAATCAGTTTTATTACGTTAGATCTGCCAATGTAACAAACTTTGTTAATGGAGGAGGAGCGGGGACATATACAACTGGGAGTGTTCCTGCTGCGAGAACTGCTGCCAATTCAACTATTAGTCGATCGGTAGGCTGGACACTTGAGGTAGTTTATCAAAATGCGAGTTTACCACTTCGAAATTTATCAGTGTATGCAGGTCAAGAAATCATCGATGCTTCATCGCCACCAGTTGATGCTATTATTTCAGGTTTTGCAACGCCGTCTACGGGGACAGTTACAGGAAGAGTACTTGTAACTGCTCAAGAAGGTGATTCTAACATTGTTGGAGATCAACTTCGTTTTGGGCCGAACGCGAATGCTACAGTTGCATTATTCGGGCCGAGAAATCCCGCAAATAATTTCTTTCAATCACAAATTTGTAATGACAATGGGAATTTAGATACGAGCGGCACGTTTGGGAATTTGAATCAGCCGTTAGGGGCAGCCTTGGCTGTCAGAAGACAAGGGTGGGATATTACGAATGTAGATGCTTCATCATCATTAGTAAATAATCAAACGTCAGCGACAGTTCGCTTCATTACAAATGGAGATGGGTATGCAGCGGCAGGTTTTGGTGTTCAAATTGATGCAACGGGGCCAATTATAAATCCTGTTAAATCGGTGGATAAAACAGTTGCAGCAGTTGGCGATATTCTTACCTATACGATTACCGTTCCGAATACAGGGACGGGAAGTGCAGATAACGTTGTATTACAAGACATTATTCCGAATGGAACGACATTTATAGCCGGCAGTGTGACAGTAGGAGGAGTAACGCAGCCGAGTGCAAATCCAGCTAGTGGAATAAATTTAGGGACAATACCTAATAATGCTCAAAGAATCGTTACATTTCAAGTGAGAGTAACGTCATTCCCAAGTCCAAATCCAATTTCCAATCGTGCAATGGTTTCTTACCAATTCCGTCCTTTCGTTGGAAGTCCTCCTATCACGAGCACAGCATCTTCAAATACAGTACAGACGACGGTAAATCGTGCAAATCTAAGTTTGCAAAAATCTGTAGATCTACAGACGGCAACACTTAATGACGTACTAACCTACACAGTGAATGTCACGAACAATGGGAATGTCGCTGCAAATAATGTTATTTTTGTTGATAGTATACCTGCTGGAACAACGTTTGTAACAAATAGTGTTACGGTAAATGGAGTAGCGCGTCCAGGAGCGAATCCAGCAAGTAGTATTAATCTTGGAAGCATTAATGCTTCGCAAACGACTGTAGTACGCTTTCAAGTTCGAGTGACATCTAATCCTCTTGTAAATCCAATTCCGAACCGTGCAAGTGCAACGTTTAACTTTATTCCGGTTCCTGGTCAACAACCAGTTTCAGGCCAAGCGACGAGTAATACAGTATTTACTACAATAAATATAGCTGATATAAGAACGAGAAAAACAGTAGATAGAGCTTTTGCGACAGTTAATGACGTTCTTACGTATACCGTTACAATTGAAAATACAGGAAATGTACTGGCGACGAACGTTATTTTTCAAGATCCAATCCCAATTGGAACGACTTTTATACCAAATAGTGTAACTGTTGATGGAGTTTCGCAACCTGGGGCAAATCCAGCGACTGGGTTTACAGTAGCGAATATATCTCCAGGTGGAAGTAGAACGGTGACTTTTCAAGTACGAGTTACATCTACCCCATCAGGAGGTACGATTGCGAATCGCGGTAATGTATCTGCTAATTTCGTCGTTATTCCGAATCAACCGCCAGTAACGATTAATAGGCAAACGAATACCGTTGTAACACAAGTTAATACAGGTGGTTTAAATGTAATAAAAGAAGTAAATACAGCTCAAGCGGCAGTAGGTGATACTTTAACATACACGATTGCCGTCCAAAATACAGGTAACGTTCCGTTAACAAACGTATTTTTCCAAGACACTACTTCTTCAGCGGTTTCTTTCGTTGCAAACTCTGTAACAATTAATGGAGTACCGCAAAGTGGATTGAATCCAAATACAGGATTTTCTCTTCCAAATATTCCTGCGGCTCAAACAGTTGTAGTCACATTTGATGTATTAATTGTACAGGATCCAGAAAATGAAGATATTTTAAATCAAGCAAATGTAACAGCAAGTTTTCAAGTGAATCCGAGCGAACCGCCAGTAACAATCAATGTTCCTAGTAATATTGTGAATACAACTGTACAATCAGGGAATTTTGAAGTTGTGAAATCAGTGAATACGGATGTTGCAACGGTAGGTGATGTTTTAGTATATACAATCGAAGTCATAAATGCAGGTAGTGTACCAGCTACAAATGTATTTTTCCAAGATTCAATTCCACAAGGGACATTATTTATTGAAAACAGTGTATTTGTTAATGGTGTTTTACAAGAAGGGGCAGATCCAGAACTTGGATTCCCATTAAATAATTTGCCTACTGGCGCGAGTGTAATTATTTCATTTGAGGTATTAATTGATGAAATTCCGCCAGGGAATAATGTTGTAAATAACGCGAATGTAACTGGAGATTTTCTTGTAAATCCAACAGAACCACCAATTACTGTGACGGTACCAAGTAATACCGTAATGACAGTCGTAAATTCTGCAGGATTAAATGTGATGAAAATTGTAAATGCAAGTGAAGCAGGTGTAGGAGATACGTTAACGTATACAGTTACTATACAAAATAGCGGCACGGTAGTAGCGACAAATGTATCATTTCTCGATCCGATACCAGCTGGCACAACATTCGTAGCAAATAGTGTAACGATTAACGGAACCCCGCAACCAGGATTAGATCCGACTATTGGTTTTTCGCTTGCTAATATTCCGGTTGGATCGATGGTAACAGTCATTTTTCAAGTGTTGGTAACAAGTGTACCGACGAATAGAGTACTTCCGAATAATGCAAATGTCACTGCTGATTTTCAAGTAAGCCCTCTGCAGCCACCGATTACAATTATAACGATTAGTAATATCGTTGTGACACGAGTAAATGTAGGATCAATTAATGTAATAAAAAGTGTAAATACGCCGCAAGCAGGTGTAGGAGATACGTTAACATATACGATTCTTATTCAAAATACAGGAACTGTTCCTGCAACAAATATCATTTTTCAAGATCCAATCCCATCTGGAGCTACATTTGTAGCGAATAGTGTAACGATAAATGGAGTTGTTCAGCAAGGTGCAGACCCTATAGCAGGTTTTCCGGTTACAAATATTCCAGTCGGGCAAACCGCTACAATTACGTTTCAAGTTACAGTGACTAGTGTTCCAAGTGGTGGAAATATAAGAAATCAATCAAACGTGACGGCAAGTTTTCTTATAAATCCAGCAGGTCCTCCTATAACGACTGTTACGAATAGTAATTTTGTAGTGACACAAGTAAATACAGCACAGTTAAATATACAAAAATCTTCATCTGTACAACAAGCAGCACTTGGAGAAACTTACACGTATTCTGTTGTCATTCGAAATAACGGAACAGTTACAGCAACGAATGTTTCCTTCATTGATACAGTTGCTCCAGAAACAACATTTGTCGCAAATAGTGTAACGATAAATGGAACTTCTCAACCTGGATTTGATCCAAATTTAGGTTTTGCGCTTCCTAATATTGCAGCTGGGGCACCATTGACAGTAACGTTCCAAGTTACAGTTGTTGCACCGTCTACACGCGGAGCTGTTTTGAATACAGCATCTGCTACAGCCACTTTCTTATTAAATCCTTTACAACCACCTGTAACAACGACAAATTCTAGTAATACGACGGTAGTGACTATACCGTTACCACCTCCAGGGGAAGTGACCGCTACAAAAACAGTTAATGTTGCTGCTGGAGCTGTTGGAGATGTATTAACGTATACTGTGCTAATAACGAATGTAGGAATTATACCTGTTACAGATGTACTCTTCCAAGATGTCATTCCAGAAGGAACAACATTTGTAGAAAATAGTGTAACGATAGGTGGAATACAGCAACTTGGTGTAAATCCTGAAATAGGATTTACAGTTACTCCGTTATTAAATGCTGGTGGAAGTATTACGGTAACGTTCCAAGTGACGATTACTGAGATTCCAGATAATGAAGTTATATTAAACGATGCTGACGTTACATTTACTTCACAACCAAATCCGCAGGAACCACCGATTACACAAACGATATTAACAAATTTAGTCGTTACGACGATTAATATAGCGTCTATTTTCCCATTAAAACTAGTAGATAAAGAGGCAGCGACGGTTGGAGAAATATTAACCTACGATGTACTAATTTTTAACTTTGGAACAGTGACAGCGACAAATGTTCAATTTCTTGATTCTAGTACGAGTGGTGTAGCATTTGTTCCAGGAAGTGTGAGTATAAACGGGATACCAGAACCAGGATTAGATCCGTTCATAGGCTTTACAGTTCCAGATATACCTGTAGGTGATTTTGTACTTGTCACATACCAAGAGATGGTAACGAGCATACCTCAAGGTGGAACAGTTGTTAACTTTGTGGACGTTACGGCTACATTTGCTGTAAGTGAAACAGAGCCGCCTATTACTGAAACGACGACAAGTAACACGACATTAACTGAAATAAATGAATCTGGTTTGAATGTTTTAAAATCAGTAAGTCAGCCAATCGTTGCAGTAGGCGATACAATCACATATACAACAGTAGTTCAAAATACAGGGACAGTGACAGCGACGAATGTTCAATATAGTGATGTATTACCGTCCTCTATAACATTCGTACCGAACAGTGTAACGATAGGCGGTGTGTTACAACCTGGGTTCAATCCTAATAATGGATTCCCACTTCCAGATATAAATCCAGGTGGAAGTGTAGAAGTCACATTCCAAGTAACTGTTGTCAGCGTTCCATCAAATGGAACGATTGCCAATACGGCAAATGTTACTGGGAGCTTTATATTAGTGCCAGGAGAACCACCGGTTACAGTAAATCAGCCAAGTAATACAACACTCACAACTGTAAATAGAGGGCGCTTTAATGTTATTAAACAAGTAAATAGAGCTGCTACCCTAGTTGGAGATGTATTAACGTATACAGTGCAAATAACGAATACAGGAACAGTAACAGCTAACAATGTTCAGTTTATTGATACGATTTCAGCAGGAGCATCATTTGTACTAAATAGTGTCACGGTAAATGGAGCCCCGCAACCAAACTTAAATCCGATTACTGGATTTGGAGTTGGAGATATACTCGTTGGCGAAACTGTTATAGTGACGTTTCAAGCGACAGTTACGACCATCCCTTCATCAGGAACAATTACGAACGTTGCAAATATAACGGGAAGCTTTATTTTAGTGCCAGGAGAACCACCAGTTATAGTAAATCAGCCAAGTAATACGACAATAACGAGGGTAAATAGAGGGCGCTTCAATATAATAAAAACAGTAAATAAACAAGCAACGCGATTAGGAGATACGTTAACTTATAGTGTGCAAGTTACAAATACGGGAACGGTAACTGCGACAAATGTTCAGTTTATTGACGTTCCATCGCCTAGTTTAGAATTCGTTCCAGGAAGTGTACAAATAAATGGGATCCCGCAAGTAGGTTTAGATCCTTTTGTAGGTTTTTCATTACCGGATCTTGCAGTAGGTAATAGCGTATTAATTACATTTGAAGTAAATGTAATCGCAATACCACCTTCTAATAGTATTATGAATTCGGCGAGTGTAACGGGTGATTTTGTATTGATTCCAGGAGAACCTCCGTTTACAATTACGAATTCAAGTAATACGACAGTCACACCAGTAAATAGAGGCAGTTTAGATATGCTGAAAGAAGTAGATCATTCAATTGTTGGAGTAGGAGAAATGGTAACGTACCGTGTTCGCATATTAAATACTGGTACGGCTGATGCGATGAATGTTCAATTTATTGATGTGCTATCTCCGGAAGCTGCTTTTGTACCAAATAGTGTAACAATTAATGGCGTTCCGCAGCCAGGGTTAAATCCACAGGCCGGATTTGCGATACCAGATATTCCAGTCGGTGAGACGGCGATTGTAACATATGAAGCTACGATTACAAGTTTTCCAGACGGTGGTACAGTAGTGAACGTTGCTGGGGCATTAGCAGAATATATTTTAGTACCAGGGGAACCGCCAGTTACAGTGATGGACACGAGTAATACAGTTATTGTGACAGTAAATACTGCAATCTTATTTGTTGCAAAAGGAGCAAATCTTGAAGTAGCAATGGTAGGAGATGTTGTCACTTACGGAATTGCCGTTATAAATGATAGTACAGTTCCTGTGACGAATATTGTTTTAACAGATATCATTGATCCAAATACGTTATTTATAAATGGCACGGTAACGGTAAATGATGTACCTCTTCCATTTGCCAATCCGAATACTGGTATTCCGTTAGGTGATTTTCAGCCAAATGATGCGGCAATTATTAATTTCCAAGTTGTAATAACAGGAGGACAAATAAATAATTTAGTTACAAATACTGCTACAGCGACTGGACTCGCAACTGTAAATCCGAATGAGCCGCCTGTAGTAGTTGAAGGCGATAGCAATACAGTTGTTATCCCGTTTATCCCTCAAAATGTCTCAACGACAGTCGTAAAAACGGCAGATCTTCAAACAGCAACAATTGGAGATGTCATTACGTTTACGACAGTCATTACAAATACAGGTGATACTGTCATGCAAAATATTCGTTTTCAAGACATGTTAGATAGTAGTGTTCGATTTATCCCTGGAAGCGTAATAGTCGATAGTGTTCCATTACGAAATGTAAGTCCAGTATCGGGGTTTCTCATAGGGAGTTTAAATCCGGGTGAAGCGCGGACAGTTTCGTTTCAAGTAGCAGTTCAGAGCGCACCAAGTGGTTCAGGGAATTATATTAATCAAGCGAGTATCCGCTTCGAACATCAAGTAGGCACAGTATTGCCACCTGTTACACAAACAATAGATAGTAACATAGTTGTCATTCCATTTGTTCCAACGATAGAACAAATTTGCGAAACGAACTTTAATTGCTTAGATAAAATTCCATTTCAATGTTCTCCATGTAATCACTTGCAAATAAATAAAAAATAA
- a CDS encoding (S)-benzoin forming benzil reductase — protein sequence MRYVIVTGTSQGLGEAIATQLLEENTTVISISRRENKELTKLAEQNNSNCIFHSVDLKDVHNLEIHFNDILSSIDEGTVSSIHLINNAGTVAPIKPIEKSESELLITNVQINLIAPMILTSTFMKHTKGWKVDKRVINISSGAGKNPYFGWGAYCTTKAGVNMFTQCIATEEAEKEFPVKIVAFAPGVVDTNMQAQIRDTNKEDFINLERFTALKEEGKLLSPEYVAKAIRNLLETADFPQGEVIRIDE from the coding sequence ATGCGCTACGTTATCGTAACAGGAACTTCACAAGGTTTAGGTGAGGCAATTGCCACGCAATTGTTAGAAGAAAATACAACGGTCATCTCTATTTCTAGAAGAGAAAATAAAGAGCTTACTAAACTTGCAGAGCAGAATAACAGCAATTGTATTTTCCATTCCGTAGACCTTAAAGATGTACATAATTTAGAAATTCATTTTAATGACATTCTTTCTTCTATTGACGAAGGCACTGTCTCATCTATTCATTTAATTAATAATGCGGGCACAGTTGCACCAATAAAGCCCATTGAAAAGTCAGAAAGCGAACTATTGATTACGAACGTTCAAATTAATTTAATCGCACCTATGATTCTTACATCCACTTTCATGAAACATACGAAAGGCTGGAAAGTAGATAAACGTGTTATAAACATTTCATCTGGTGCAGGAAAAAATCCTTACTTTGGCTGGGGTGCTTATTGTACAACGAAAGCTGGTGTAAATATGTTTACACAGTGCATAGCTACTGAAGAAGCGGAAAAAGAATTTCCTGTAAAAATCGTCGCTTTTGCACCAGGTGTTGTTGATACAAATATGCAAGCACAAATTCGTGATACAAATAAAGAAGACTTTATTAACTTAGAACGATTCACCGCATTAAAAGAAGAAGGAAAACTACTGTCACCTGAATATGTTGCGAAAGCTATTCGTAACTTACTAGAAACTGCAGACTTTCCGCAAGGCGAGGTCATTAGAATTGATGAATAA